A genomic segment from bacterium HR17 encodes:
- the galK_2 gene encoding Galactokinase, with protein MAAPVQDGMDARKRAIARFQDFFGSAPQLLVTAPGRINLIGEHTDYNEGFVMPIAVDRVLCVAARPRDDDTVCIVATDLNGRDVFRLTDIQPSERGDWRNYPRGVAWVLRRNGVRLTGMDAVIASDIPIGAGLSSSAALEVGVALALSHLSGAEVDKVTVARWCQQAENEFVGVQCGIMDQMACLLGKDRHALLLDCRDLSHEWVPLPNGIVFIGADTGKPRTLAASAYNQRRQECETAVQLLRELLGRPIRSLRDVDNDEVELLFERLPDPVRRRARHVTSENNRVKDFAQALRNGNLYRAGALLSASHASLRDDYEVSCVELDAMVRALTSVPGVFGARLTGAGFGGACIAMVRESAVEQVLREVPECYRALLGETAPKPHLFVVRAADGARSEPIGG; from the coding sequence GTGGCGGCGCCGGTCCAAGACGGTATGGACGCACGAAAGCGTGCGATCGCCCGCTTTCAAGATTTCTTTGGCAGCGCGCCCCAACTCCTTGTCACGGCGCCGGGGCGTATCAACCTTATCGGCGAGCACACCGACTACAACGAAGGCTTTGTGATGCCCATCGCCGTTGACCGCGTGTTGTGTGTGGCGGCGCGTCCGCGCGATGACGACACAGTGTGCATCGTCGCCACCGATTTGAACGGACGCGACGTGTTCCGCCTGACCGACATTCAACCGTCGGAACGCGGCGATTGGCGCAATTACCCGCGCGGCGTCGCATGGGTTTTACGGCGCAACGGTGTGCGTTTGACAGGTATGGATGCTGTCATCGCCAGCGACATCCCCATCGGTGCAGGGCTCAGTTCGTCGGCGGCGCTTGAGGTCGGTGTCGCGCTGGCGTTGTCGCACCTGTCAGGCGCGGAAGTGGACAAAGTGACTGTAGCGCGGTGGTGTCAGCAGGCGGAAAACGAGTTCGTCGGTGTGCAATGCGGCATCATGGACCAGATGGCGTGCTTGCTGGGCAAAGACCGCCACGCGTTGCTGTTAGATTGCCGCGATTTGAGCCACGAGTGGGTGCCGTTGCCCAACGGCATCGTTTTTATCGGCGCCGATACAGGCAAACCCCGCACGCTGGCGGCATCGGCATACAATCAGCGACGGCAGGAATGCGAAACAGCGGTGCAATTGTTGCGCGAATTGCTGGGGCGTCCTATCCGTAGTCTGCGCGATGTGGACAATGACGAGGTGGAACTGCTGTTTGAGCGATTGCCCGACCCCGTTCGGCGCCGGGCGCGCCATGTGACCAGCGAAAACAACCGGGTCAAGGACTTCGCGCAGGCGTTGCGTAACGGCAATTTGTATCGCGCGGGAGCGCTTTTGTCGGCGTCCCATGCTTCATTGCGGGACGATTACGAAGTCAGTTGCGTGGAATTGGACGCGATGGTGCGGGCGTTGACGAGCGTGCCTGGTGTATTTGGTGCTCGGTTGACAGGCGCTGGTTTTGGTGGCGCTTGCATCGCAATGGTTCGGGAAAGTGCAGTAGAGCAAGTCCTCCGTGAAGTGCCAGAGTGCTATCGGGCGCTGTTGGGCGAAACAGCCCCCAAACCCCACCTGTTTGTCGTGCGGGCGGCAGACGGTGCGCGCAGCGAGCCGATTGGGGGTTGA
- the lsrB gene encoding Autoinducer 2-binding protein LsrB: MRWLSVVLACSVALGLCLSAPPRKTKPITVVMIPKIKGIDYFNACEKGAREAADELKNVRLVYEGPTEATVERQVDLIEAWIPRQPDVIAVACNDPNAIAPALKRALQRGIHVLTWDADARRDAREFFVNQATYDDIARALVDEMAKQAGTDAPVAVVTSSFTAPNQTEWLKRMKAYMAKRYPKMRLLTVKPSEESLELALKVTMDILRAYPQVRGIFAISSVAFPGAAEAVRQAGKRGKVAVVGLSTPKSMRDYVRDGTVKTVILWNPVDLGYLTVYAARAICDGTLKRGVKALPAGRLGKRQVRGDEILLGPPLKFTKANIDRYDF; encoded by the coding sequence ATGCGTTGGCTAAGTGTGGTGTTGGCGTGTAGCGTGGCATTGGGTTTGTGCTTGAGCGCACCACCGCGCAAAACCAAACCTATCACCGTCGTGATGATCCCGAAAATTAAAGGCATTGACTACTTCAACGCCTGCGAAAAGGGTGCGCGGGAGGCTGCTGACGAGTTGAAGAATGTGCGGCTGGTTTACGAAGGTCCGACGGAAGCGACAGTGGAACGGCAGGTGGACCTGATTGAAGCGTGGATTCCGCGCCAGCCGGATGTCATCGCCGTCGCGTGCAACGACCCGAACGCCATCGCTCCCGCCCTCAAACGGGCGTTGCAGCGGGGCATTCATGTCCTCACTTGGGACGCCGATGCACGGCGCGACGCCCGCGAGTTTTTCGTTAACCAAGCGACTTACGACGACATCGCTCGCGCCCTCGTGGACGAGATGGCTAAGCAAGCGGGGACCGACGCGCCCGTTGCGGTCGTCACCAGTTCGTTTACCGCACCCAACCAAACCGAGTGGCTCAAGCGGATGAAAGCCTACATGGCGAAGCGCTACCCTAAGATGCGTTTGCTGACGGTTAAACCCAGCGAAGAGAGTTTGGAGTTAGCGCTGAAGGTCACGATGGATATCTTGCGGGCGTATCCGCAGGTGCGAGGCATCTTTGCCATCTCGTCGGTGGCATTTCCGGGCGCCGCCGAAGCCGTGCGGCAAGCGGGCAAAAGAGGCAAGGTCGCCGTCGTCGGGTTGTCCACACCTAAGAGCATGCGCGATTATGTGCGTGACGGCACCGTCAAAACCGTCATCCTTTGGAACCCTGTTGACTTGGGTTACCTGACCGTTTACGCTGCCCGTGCGATTTGCGATGGGACACTTAAGCGGGGCGTGAAGGCATTGCCTGCAGGGCGGTTGGGCAAACGGCAAGTGCGCGGCGACGAAATTCTGCTGGGTCCGCCCCTCAAGTTCACCAAAGCCAATATTGACCGCTACGACTTTTGA
- the iolG_5 gene encoding Inositol 2-dehydrogenase translates to MATEQEGERRASRRSFLRATGLAGLGAIAAGWKPSRVYALAGSQQVVGANSRIGVGIIGCGGQGNAHIRTIQRLQQEGENIAVVAVCDVYQKRLDTAVKRTGAKPYRDYRELLRDPNVDAVFIVTPEHWHAQMAIDAMNAGKAVYLEKPMTRYLDEAKAVYETAVRTKAVIQVGSQWTSEPRWRQAGELVQQGKLGKVVWAQTSYCRNSKGGEWNYPIDPDAKPGVNLDWDMFLGPAPKRPWDPERFFRWKKFWDYTGGIVTNLFPHVLHQIFLVAGAEFPTRVVATGGTFVHKDREIPDTFHMMAEFPSGWVLVVVGSTANERGLEILVRGHKANLFLSGSEFVIQPERVYADEVEPMRLPAPALTDPLKAHHKNFFDCVRDRTKTLNCPIDVAYKVMVTLALAELSYRESKMKQFDPERQIVRA, encoded by the coding sequence ATGGCGACGGAACAGGAGGGCGAACGCAGGGCTTCGCGGCGGTCGTTTCTGCGCGCGACGGGCTTGGCGGGGTTGGGCGCTATCGCTGCTGGATGGAAGCCCAGCAGGGTCTACGCACTGGCTGGAAGCCAGCAAGTCGTCGGTGCCAACAGCCGCATCGGGGTCGGCATCATCGGTTGTGGCGGTCAAGGCAACGCCCACATCCGCACCATCCAACGGTTGCAGCAGGAAGGTGAGAACATCGCCGTCGTCGCCGTCTGCGATGTTTACCAGAAACGCTTGGACACAGCGGTCAAACGGACAGGCGCCAAACCCTACCGCGATTACCGCGAACTGTTGCGCGATCCCAATGTGGACGCCGTGTTCATCGTGACGCCCGAACATTGGCATGCCCAAATGGCTATTGACGCGATGAATGCAGGTAAAGCCGTTTACTTGGAGAAGCCGATGACCCGCTACCTGGACGAAGCCAAAGCCGTTTACGAGACGGCGGTGCGCACAAAAGCCGTCATCCAAGTCGGTTCCCAGTGGACTTCAGAGCCTCGTTGGCGGCAAGCCGGCGAATTGGTGCAGCAGGGCAAGTTGGGCAAAGTCGTCTGGGCGCAAACGAGTTACTGCCGCAACTCCAAAGGCGGCGAATGGAACTATCCCATTGACCCCGACGCGAAGCCCGGCGTCAACTTGGACTGGGACATGTTCCTCGGTCCTGCACCCAAGCGCCCGTGGGATCCGGAGCGCTTTTTCCGCTGGAAAAAGTTCTGGGACTACACGGGCGGCATCGTGACCAATCTGTTTCCGCATGTCTTGCACCAAATTTTTCTCGTCGCCGGTGCGGAATTTCCCACGCGGGTCGTCGCGACGGGCGGCACCTTCGTTCACAAAGACCGCGAAATTCCCGACACTTTCCACATGATGGCGGAGTTCCCCAGCGGTTGGGTGTTGGTCGTCGTCGGTTCTACTGCCAACGAACGCGGGTTGGAAATTTTGGTGCGCGGGCACAAGGCTAACTTGTTCCTTTCAGGCAGCGAGTTCGTCATCCAACCTGAGCGGGTTTACGCCGATGAAGTGGAGCCGATGCGTCTTCCTGCGCCGGCGTTGACCGACCCGCTCAAAGCGCACCACAAGAACTTCTTTGACTGCGTGCGCGATCGCACCAAAACGCTCAACTGCCCGATTGATGTCGCCTACAAAGTCATGGTCACGCTGGCGTTAGCGGAGTTGTCTTATCGGGAGAGCAAAATGAAGCAATTTGACCCTGAGCGGCAAATCGTCCGCGCATAA